The Naumovozyma dairenensis CBS 421 chromosome 11, complete genome genome includes a window with the following:
- the MBF1 gene encoding multiprotein-bridging factor 1 (similar to Saccharomyces cerevisiae MBF1 (YOR298C-A); ancestral locus Anc_8.770) → MSDWDTNTIIGQRARAGGSGPRANVARTTGQINAARRQGLVLSVDKKYGSSNTKGDSEGQRLTKVDRETDIVKPKKLDPIVGKTIARIRTEKNLSQKDLATKINEKPTVINDYESARASPNQQVLGKLERALGVKLRGKDIGQPLFGPKKK, encoded by the coding sequence ATGTCTGACTGGGATACAAACACTATTATTGGCCAAAGAGCTAGAGCCGGTGGATCAGGTCCAAGAGCCAATGTCGCAAGAACCACTGGCCAAATCAACGCAGCAAGAAGACAAGGTCTTGTCTTGTCTGTGGACAAGAAATATGGATCTTCTAACACAAAGGGTGACAGTGAAGGTCAACGTCTAACCAAAGTGGACCGTGAAACTGATATCGTCAAGCCAAAGAAGTTGGATCCTATCGTTGGGAAGACCATCGCTAGAATTCGtactgaaaaaaatttgtctCAAAAGGATTTGGCCACTAAGATTAATGAAAAACCTACCGTGATTAACGATTACGAATCTGCTAGAGCTTCTCCTAATCAACAAGTCTTGGGTAAATTGGAAAGAGCATTGGGTGTCAAATTGAGAGGTAAAGATATTGGTCAACCTTTATTCGGtccaaaaaagaaataa
- the RPS10B gene encoding 40S ribosomal protein eS10 (similar to Saccharomyces cerevisiae RPS10B (YMR230W) and RPS10A (YOR293W); ancestral locus Anc_8.760), producing MPKEDRTKIHRYLFQEGVVVAKKDFNQPKHEEIDTKNLYVIKALQSLTSKGYVKTQFSWQYYYYTLTEEGVEYLREYLNLPEHIVPGTYIQDRSQTQRPQRRY from the exons ATGCCAAAGGAAGACAGAACTAAGATCCACAGATACTTGTTTCAAG AAGGTGTTGTCGTCGCTAAGAAGGATTTCAACCAACCAAAGCACGAAGAAATTGACACCAAGAATTTGTACGTCATCAAGGCTTTGCAATCTTTGACTTCCAAAGGTTACGTCAAGACCCAATTCTCATGgcaatattattactacaCCTTGACTGAAGAAGGTGTTGAATACTTGAGAGAATACTTGAACTTACCAGAACACATTGTTCCAGGTACTTACATTCAAGACAGATCTCAAACTCAAAGACCACAAAGAAGATACTAA
- the RNA1 gene encoding GTPase-activating protein RNA1 (similar to Saccharomyces cerevisiae RNA1 (YMR235C); ancestral locus Anc_8.769), protein MATVLPSPTVYKEKEIFSIANKALKLTTKEDIQPHLDSLSKYEKVYKIDLSGNTIGIEASKSLSDFISTNSNIQSHLQEVNFADLYTSRLVEEVVDSLNNILPALLSCPNLTTINLSDNAFGLRTIDSLEHFISHAINLKHLILSNNGMGPFAGERIGKALFQLAQLKRSQDKHMLETFICGRNRLENGSALYLAIGLKNHRDGLKIVKLYQNGIRPRGIANLIHYGLKFNEKLEILDLQDNTFTLLGSKVLAENLHVWAESLRELNLNDCLLKSKGSEEVFKVFNELKFEHLKTLKFEYNEMSQETIENQLIPALEKKNLPILENLEINGNRLDEDSEALDTLQGMFEDLELDDLEELDSEDEEEDDDEEDAENEKETLDIVDVEPLEKALADELNISGLTEALSKTGI, encoded by the coding sequence ATGGCCACAGTATTACCATCCCCAACTGtctacaaagaaaaagagaTCTTCTCCATTGCAAACAAAGCCCTAAAACTAACCACAAAGGAAGACATTCAACCACATCTCGATTCCCTTTCCAAATATGAAAAAGTTTACAAAATAGATCTATCAGGTAACACCATCGGGATTGAAGCCTCTAAATCTCTCTCAGACTTCATATCCACTAACTCAAATATCCAATCGCACTTACAAGAAGTAAACTTCGCAGACTTATATACATCCAGACTAGTAGAAGAAGTAGTCGACTCATTAAATAACATCCTGCCTGCCCTTCTATCATGTCCAAACCTAACTACAATAAACTTATCAGACAACGCATTCGGTTTGAGAACCATTGATTCATTAGAACATTTCATCTCTCATGCAATCAATTTGAAACACTTAATCCTAAGTAACAACGGAATGGGACCTTTCGCTGGTGAAAGAATTGGGAAGGCACTTTTCCAATTAGctcaattgaaaagatcCCAAGACAAACACATGTTAGAAACGTTCATTTGCGGAAGGAACAGATTGGAAAATGGATCTGCTTTGTATTTGGCCATCGGGTTGAAGAATCATAGAGATGGATTGAAAATTGTGAAATTGTATCAGAATGGGATTAGACCAAGAGGGATTGCAAATTTGATCCATTATGGGTTGAAATTTAATGagaaattggaaatctTGGATTTACAAGATAATACGTTCACTTTATTGGGGTCTAAAGTATTAGCGGAAAATTTACATGTTTGGGCTGAATCTTTAAGggaattgaatttgaatgattgtCTTTTGAAAAGTAAAGGTTCAGAGGAAGTCtttaaagttttcaatgaattgaaatttgaacatttgaaaactttgaaattcgaatataatgaaatgagTCAAgaaactattgaaaatcaattgattcCTGCtttggaaaagaaaaatttgcctattttggaaaatttggaaatcaaTGGTAATAGATTGGATGAAGATTCTGAAGCTTTAGATACTTTACAAGGTATGTTTGAAGATTTGgaattagatgatttagaaGAGTTAGACagtgaagatgaagaagaagatgatgatgaagaagatgcagaaaatgaaaaggaaacttTAGATATAGTCGATGTTGAACCATTAGAAAAGGCATTGGctgatgaattgaatatctCAGGTTTAACTGAAGCTCTATCTAAGACTGGAATTTAA
- the TRI1 gene encoding Tri1p (similar to Saccharomyces cerevisiae TRI1 (YMR233W) and UAF30 (YOR295W); ancestral locus Anc_8.764): protein MKMSDLEKYIPMIDAILSASNPDEVSPKKIRRAIQELFAVDLDPRRKAFNELIINRFNYMQDHPKDEAKTLSIVSSSSAITAPSSTVDNGSVDDDTRSSKDKKNKKKKEKSKIPKVKKSVEQIDKDHELAMKLQEEGDSDRLRKRSRSMTQSKESSPVKIKKKSIKKKSGENGKARGLSAHKVILSGPLSELLGGEKELARTQVVKQVWNYIKENKLQNPNDRREILCDSNMEPIFGKKMTMFSMNKILSNHLFNPEELVNEGREE, encoded by the coding sequence ATGAAAATGTcagatttagaaaaatatatccCGATGATAGACGCCATTCTTAGTGCGTCTAATCCAGATGAAGTGAGTCCTAAGAAGATTCGTCGAGCCATTCAAGAATTGTTTGCTGTTGATTTAGACCCTCGAAGGAAAGCTTTCAACGAATTGATTATTAATAGATTTAATTATATGCAAGACCATCCTAAGGATGAAGCTAAAACGTTATCCATTGTAAGCTCTTCATCAGCGATAACGGCGCCCTCAAGTACAGTAGATAATGGTtctgttgatgatgatacgAGATCTAGTAAAgataagaagaataaaaagaagaaggagaaaaGTAAGATACCGAAAGTGAAGAAATCTGTGGAAcaaattgataaagatCATGAGTTGGCAATGAAGTTACAGGAAGAAGGAGATTCCGATCGACTTCGTAAACGATCAAGATCTATGACGCAGAGTAAAGAATCTAGCCCTgtaaagataaagaagaaatcaatcaagaagaaatctGGTGAAAATGGAAAGGCGAGAGGATTATCTGCACATAAGGTAATTTTAAGTGGACCATTGAGTGAACTTTTGGGTGGAGAAAAGGAACTTGCACGAACTCAAGTTGTGAAACAAGTGTGGaattatattaaagaaaataaactaCAAAATCCAAATGATCGTAGAGAAATATTATGTGATTCAAACATGGAACCTATATTTGGTAAAAAGATGACGATGTTCtcaatgaataaaattttatctAATCATCTATTTAATCCTGAAGAATTAGTTAATGAAGGACGTGAGGAATAA
- the PEP5 gene encoding tethering complex subunit PEP5 (similar to Saccharomyces cerevisiae PEP5 (YMR231W); ancestral locus Anc_8.761) produces MSLSAWRQFQFYESLPIRDPLLGDDSPLYSDPTLSSCASIDSTHFLLATNSRRVKLINLKDSKIEHSFNAFEDGYHISCIKVIDKTFAAVIGEKTGSPQLINIYRLAKLPKDEHIYHSRIILKSGANTFPLSVVSISKDLSCIVVGYVDGKVLLIRGDIARDRGSSQRIIYEDPGKEPVTSLFLNNDASHCFVATTSKIMLFNTTGRNKGQPDLVLNSRYGVDLNCGYLNPYTNEFICSVNGSLEFYKQSGEKHSLPVELTSIKRIHQVNKNQIMLVSEENPTKSTVLNSDSFTSPIINKVIIVDILNQVIVWNTFISSTVIDIFKAQEKHVKILYLLASDGVLYKITKKSLEDQLNIVIQKEAFPFALKLAQQNNMEKTKIQNIHKIYGDFLYNKNMKEEATEQYIQCLDVIEYSDIISKFGVEETRDPEDMKNLAHFLWALIKRDIAKPDHVTLLLIVLIKLKDSSGLDYFLKHYNRSGQFVEDKDIEAEDLDDEAYFYSDHNLFDLDLILSLLKETKFITESYQFARKFVKDAIYTVEILLFLIQDTSAALEYTKSLPIDDALRILTTFSKDMLERLPNDTNALLIDVFTGKFKSTEYRKDITKVPESTAERVTSEFKTVFYSYTSFFNYMNKSSGTPSTSEESSIQNGPPIPTYHPPRPSIVFSSFISRPFEFVVFLEACLESYQRFEGFADDKQVILTTLYDLYLSLANDDIEERSSSWAAKAKNVLKESNKLVSSVDNATQGSTTNKRIDNSLMMLISHMNGVNPFSLDEEKDDEDNLLYTLMGDSKEALLSVFKSMTLTDTPTNCLTFFRTHANKEPDLYRSALTYFTSSKSILHEIGGEQVVKDKILNPITKLNILSLLEIIQLLSNTDVVTYGLIQEILVNYMENEQEEITRGEKLIDSYQSELHDKKDKLRSMLDVDKPKEIRVKNEKCRRCNTLLDLPCVFFKCGHIYHQRCLDEERSNTEGKKLFKCPKCLVELETSNKLYENQKELTKKADMLEMLLAEDDKGDRFKIMTEFIGRGGLEYYEETI; encoded by the coding sequence ATGTCGTTATCGGCTTGGAGACAATTCCAATTTTATGAGAGCTTACCAATTAGGGATCCACTTTTAGGTGACGATTCGCCACTGTATTCAGATCCAACTTTATCTTCATGTGCATCAATTGACTCAACGCATTTCCTTTTGGCAACCAACTCTAGAAGGGTCAAATTGATTAATCTAAAGGATTCCAAAATTGAACACTCATTTAATGCTTTTGAAGATGGATATCATATAAGTTGCATAAAAGTCATCGATAAGACATTCGCTGCGGTTATAGGAGAAAAGACAGGCAGCCCACAATTGATCAATATCTATAGATTAGCTAAACTGCCCAAAGATGAGCACATCTACCATTCTCGAATTATTTTAAAAAGCGGTGCTAATACCTTCCCATTATCTGTTGTATCTATATCTAAGGACTTATCTTGTATCGTAGTTGGTTATGTTGATGGTAAAGTTTTATTGATTAGAGGTGATATTGCAAGAGATAGAGGTTCAAGccaaagaattatttacGAAGATCCTGGAAAGGAGCCTGTTACATCATTATTCCTTAACAATGATGCAAGCCATTGCTTTGTAGCAACAACCTCGAAAATCATGCTGTTCAATACGACTGGGAGGAATAAGGGGCAACCTGATCTAGTCTTAAATTCAAGATATGGTGTAGACTTGAACTGTGGATATTTGAATCCTTACACCAATGAATTTATCTGTTCAGTTAATGGTTCATTAGAGTTTTATAAACAAAGCGGAGAGAAACATAGCCTGCCGGTAGAATTAACATCTATCAAAAGAATACATCAGGTCAACAAGAATCAAATCATGCTTGTCTCTGAAGAAAATCCCACAAAATCGACAGTTTTGAATTCTGATTCATTTACTTCTcccattattaataaagtGATAATTGTAGATATACTTAACCAAGTGATTGTTTGGAACACATTTATCTCAAGTACAGTaattgatatatttaaagCTCAAGAGAAACATGTGAAAATCTTGTATTTATTGGCATCAGATGGTGTTCTTTACAAGATAACCAAAAAATCCTTAGAagatcaattgaatatagTAATACAAAAGGAAGCGTTCCCCTTTGCTTTAAAGTTAGCccaacaaaataatatggagaaaacaaaaattcaGAACATTCACAAAATATACGGTGATTTCCTATATAATAAGAACATGAAGGAGGAGGCTACCGAGCAATACATTCAATGTCTAGATGTTATCGAATATAGCGATATTATTAGTAAATTCGGTGTCGAAGAAACGCGAGACCCAGAAGATATGAAGAATCTAGCTCATTTCCTGTGGGCACTGATCAAACGCGATATTGCTAAACCAGATCACGTCACTCTACTATTGATTGTTCTTATAAAACTTAAAGATAGTTCGGGATTAGACTATTTCTTAAAGCATTACAACAGATCTGGTCAATTCGTCGAAGATAAAGACATTGAAGCTGAAGatcttgatgatgaggCATACTTTTATTCAGACCATAATTTATTCGATTTGGATTTAATTTTATCTCTATTAAAGGAAACCAAATTTATTACGGAATCATATCAGTTCGCAAGAAAATTTGTAAAAGATGCCATATATACAGTAGAAATCCTACTGTTTCTAATACAAGATACATCTGCTGCCTTAGAGTATACAAAAAGTTTGCCAATAGACGATGCATTGCGTATTTTAACCACATTTTCCAAAGATATGCTAGAACGGTTACCAAATGACACGAATGCCTTATTGATTGACGTGTTTACAGGTAAATTTAAGTCGACAGAATACCGAAAAGATATAACTAAAGTACCAGAATCAACAGCAGAGAGAGTCACTTCAGAATTTAAGACTGTATTTTATAGTTATacatcatttttcaattatatGAATAAAAGTTCAGGTACGCCTTCCACAAGTGAAGAAAGCAGTATCCAGAATGGACCCCCCATTCCGACATATCATCCTCCTAGACCATCAATAGTCTTCAGTTCATTCATATCTAGACCCTTTGAATTTGTTGTTTTCCTCGAAGCCTGTTTAGAAAGCTACCAACGTTTTGAGGGATTTGCCGATGATAAGCAAGTTATTCTAACTACTTTATACGATCTGTATTTATCATTAgcaaatgatgatatcgAAGAACGTAGTTCCTCTTGGGCTGCAAAGGCAAAGAATGTGCTAAAAGAAAGCAATAAGTTGGTGTCTTCAGTTGATAATGCAACTCAGGGCTCTACAACTAATAAAAGGATTGATAATTCGTTGATGATGCTAATTTCACATATGAATGGAGTCAATCCATTTTCTCTcgatgaagaaaaggacgatgaagataatCTATTGTATACATTAATGGGCGATTCAAAAGAGGCTTTGTTAAGTGTATTTAAATCGATGACGCTGACAGATACGCCCACGAATTGCCTTACATTTTTTAGAACGCATGCAAACAAAGAGCCAGACCTTTATAGGAGTGCATTGACGTATTTTACATCATCTAAATCTATACTACATGAAATAGGTGGTGAACAAGTTGTGAAAGATAAGATACTAAATCCGATAAcgaaattaaatatattgtcTCTATTAGAAATTATTCAGCTATTATCAAACACAGACGTTGTTACATACGGTTTGATTCAAGAGATCTTAGTGAACTACATGGAgaatgaacaagaagaaattaccAGAGGCGAAAAATTAATAGATTCATATCAAAGTGAATTACATGACAAGAAGGACAAACTAAGATCTATGCTGGATGTTGATAAACCGAAAGAAATTAGGgtgaaaaatgaaaaatgtcGTAGATGTAACACGCTTCTTGATCTACCTTgtgttttctttaaatgCGGACatatttatcatcaaaGATGTTTAGACGAAGAAAGATCCAATAcagaaggaaaaaaattgttcaaGTGTCCCAAATGTTTGGTTGAGTTAGAGACTTCGAATAAGTTGTATGAAAACCAGAAAGAACTTACAAAGAAAGCCGATATGTTAGAGATGTTATTGGCAGAAGATGACAAGGGCGATCgattcaaaataatgacCGAATTTATTGGTAGGGGTGGTTTGGAATATTATGAAGAGACAATATGA
- the FUS2 gene encoding Fus2p (similar to Saccharomyces cerevisiae FUS2 (YMR232W); ancestral locus Anc_8.762) → MFKTSRLFDELHYPSSNTLTPIRDYHNDYFHSNDSKLPAISRNNSRFMKKIDVDKPISLTQNSFKRPASLDLSDIGEPLTKKSYSPLNLDKFNSAVNIESPNSKKATEFYEIVEGIYETELIYAELMITANSVYRRALHENIIFRNKLLKENSNEELLLFGNLDTIASISIIFCNSLKNLLLSNHRTSSGLDPKTWDDIKKNPKIQNDLFSTFKIGEVFQQHLRRCKSTYTSYSVSHERQMELFHSLQRNHPKLFGLWYEHCIKLSKFQNLEVILSRPIKRIDELIELLNKLSMNSAGVVNTILCDNIVQVREEYIEFKNNLELETEEYNGNSMYNFSLTPMEIIQSYSDKNQQYEDIGSKRKPTLSKISEASPAIKPVTFLRHDSKTTKSLDVDGTRSNSVFSGSSSYYSGDSVFEKSVNQSEQPSSPIEEGNSNSTSIANHTDTNYNGFSNHPPTNCTLSESITKFKRLRKRLLELQITISDVDYHSILDRNLHSCKVWERMLKYKEPDNSQWEIDNKLKAYFEDTYKRKEEVTILKLTILETTVLGPLSQIIKYCEIIRTNLKDLGTLKKDYILYLKERKANIHDVKRDLIAKHFEMMQRKMMDELPTFISLLHKMIEYIIIHYNEFMMKYLEALAGGEESIAKDLENSTSTVDGYGTNFDILQSFSTSRYSIKKQVRQNWSNPGDPSASRVVRRLFEL, encoded by the coding sequence atgTTTAAAACTTCGAGGCTTTTCGATGAGTTACATTATCCATCGAGTAATACTTTAACACCAATAAGAGATTATCATAATGATTACTTCCATAGCAACGATTCTAAATTACCAGCAATTTCCAGAAACAATAGTAGatttatgaaaaaaattgatgtTGATAAACCTATATCTTTGACGCAAAACAGTTTCAAAAGACCTGCCAGTCTTGATCTGAGTGATATAGGCGAACCCTTGACGAAAAAATCATACTCGCCTTTAAATTTGgataaatttaattctGCGGTTAATATTGAGTCTCCAAATTCCAAAAAGGCTACTGAATTCTATGAAATCGTCGAAGGAATTTACGAAACAGAACTAATTTATGCTGAACTGATGATTACCGCCAATTCGGTCTATAGAAGAGCATTGcatgaaaatattattttcagaaacaaattattaaaagaaaattcgAATGAGGAACTGCTTCTATTTGGGAATCTCGATACTATTGCTTCCATAagtattatattttgtaactcattgaaaaatttgcTATTGTCAAATCATCGTACATCTAGCGGTTTAGACCCTAAAACTTGGGATGATATTAAAAAGAACCCAAAAATTCAGAACgatttattttctacaTTTAAAATTGGTGAAGTTTTCCAACAGCATTTACGTCGATGCAAATCAACTTATACAAGCTATTCAGTATCACATGAAAGGCAGATGGAGTTATTCCATTCATTACAAAGAAACCACCCTAAACTTTTCGGGTTATGGTATGAACATTGTATCAAGCTAAGTAAATTTCAAAACCTGGAGGTGATTCTTTCACGACCAATAAAACGTATAGATGAGCTCATTGAATTACTAAACAAGCTGTCAATGAATTCGGCTGGTGTTGTCAACACAATACTATGTGATAATATCGTCCAAGTACgtgaagaatatattgaatttaagaATAACttagaattagaaacagaagaatataatggAAATTCAATGTATAATTTTAGCTTAACACCAATGGAAATCATACAAAGTTATAGTGACAAGAATCAACAATATGAAGATATAGGATCCAAAAGAAAACCAACCTTATCCAAAATTTCTGAAGCTTCTCCAGCCATTAAACCCGTAACTTTTCTACGACATGATTCGAAAACAACTAAAAGTTTAGATGTTGATGGTACTAGATCAAATTCTGTTTTTTCTGGTTCTTCTAGTTATTATTCAGGGGATTCcgtttttgaaaaaagcGTAAATCAGAGTGAACAACCATCATCTCCAATAGAAGAAGgcaattccaattcaacAAGCATTGCCAATCATACTGACACGAATTATAATGGATTTTCTAATCATCCGCCAACGAATTGTACATTATCAGAGAGCATAACGAAATTCAAACGTCTTAGAAAGCGATTACTTGAACTCCAAATAACAATTAGTGATGTTGATTATCATTCCATATTAGATAGAAATCTTCATAGTTGTAAAGTATGGGAAAGGAtgttaaaatataaagaacCAGATAATTCACAATGGGAAAtcgataataaattaaaagcATATTTTGAAGACACTTATAAGAGGAAGGAAGAAGTAacaatattgaaattgacTATCCTGGAAACGACTGTTTTGGGACCATTATCCCAAATTATTAAGTATTGTGAGATTATAAGGACGAATTTAAAGGATTTGGGTACATTAAAGAAGGACTATATACTTTATTTGAAGGAAAGGAAAGCTAACATACATGATGTCAAACGTGATCTTATTGCGAAACATTTTGAGATGATGCAAAGGAAAATGATGGATGAATTACCTACGTTTATTTCTCTCCTTCATAAGAtgattgaatatattattattcattataatgaatttatgaTGAAATACCTTGAAGCATTAGCTGGAGGTGAAGAATCTATTGCCAAGGATCTTGAAAACTCGACGAGTACTGTTGATGGATATGGTACAAATTTTGACATTTTGCAATCATTTTCCACTTCAAGGTATAGTATAAAGAAACAGGTACGACAAAATTGGTCCAATCCTGGTGATCCAAGTGCAAGTAGAGTAGTAAGGAGATTATTTGAGCTTTAA